CCGTGGCCAGCCGAGGGTCGAGCACCGCCACCACCCCTTTGTCGTCCTGCGCCCGCAGCAGCCGCCCCGCACCCTGCGCCAGCAACAGCGCGGCGTGGTTGGCCGCCACCGCCATGAAGCCGTTGCCGCCCTTGGCCACCACGTGCCGCTGCCTGGCCGAGGTGAGCGGGTCGTCGGGCCGGGGGAAGGGCACCCTGTCGATGATCACCAGGCGCAGCGAGGGCCCCGGCACGTCCACGCCCTGCCACAGCGACAGCGTGCCGAACAGGCACGTCGACTCGTCCTCGGCGAACTGCTTGACCAGCAGCATCGTCGAGTCGTCGCCCTGACAGAGCAGTGGCACGTCGAGCCGGTCGCGCAGCGCCTCGGTGGCGGCCTTGGCCGCGCGCATGGAGGAGAACAGCCCCAGCGTGCGCCCGCCCGCCGCCTCGATCAGCTCGGCGATCTCGTCGAGGTAGGCCTGGGGCAGGCCGTCGCGCCCCGGCTGGGGCAGGTGCTTGGCGACGTAGAGGATGCCGGCGCGCGGGTGGTCGAACGGCGAGCCGACGTCGATGCCCGTCCAGCCCCGCCTCCGGTCGTCGCCCTCTCCTCCCGAGCGCTCGGGGTCGCCGAGCCCCCACTGCTTGGCCAGGCCGTCGAAGGTGCCGCCCAGCGCGAGCGTGGCCGAGGTGAGCACCACGGTGCGCTCGCCGAACAGCTTGTCGCGCAGCATGCCGCCCACGCTCAGCGGCGCCACGCGCAGGGTCGCGGGCCGCCGGTCGGTGCTGCCGTCGAGCCACACGACCTCGGCCCTGTCGACCTCCGACGCGTGCCCGTAGGCCTCGAGCATGCGCACGGCCGTGTCGTGCACCTCGTCGAGCGCGGTGAAGGCCGCCTTGCGCAGCCCCGCCTTGTCGGGGTCGTCCTTGTCCGCGCCGCGCGGGCCCATCGCCGTGATGCATCGGGCGGCGCTGTCGCGCACCAGGGCGAGAGTGAGGCCGAGCACCTCGGGCAGCTCGTCGATGCGGCCGGGCGGGGCCGCCTCCAGCAGCGCCTTGAGATCTTCACCCGCCTCGAGGAGCTGGTCGGCGATCGGCTGCTCGATGAGCCTGCCGACCCGCCGTACGGCCAGCGAGACCGACGCCTCCGACAACTCGTCGGTCACCACCGAGGTCACCCTGTCGACCAGCTCGTGCGCCTCGTCGACGACCACCACGTCGTGCTCGGGCAGGATCGACATGCCCTCCATGGCGTCGATCGCCAGCAGCGCGTGGTTGGTGACCACCACGTCGACCTCGCCCGCCCGCGCCTTGGCCAGCTCGGCGAAGCACTCGGCGCCGCTCGGGCAGCGCTGGGCGCCCAGGCACTCCTTCGCGCTCACCGAGAACTGCCGCCAGGCCTGCTCGTTGACACCGGGGACCAGCTCGTCGCGGTCGCCGGTGACCGTCTCCTCCGCCCACTCCTGGATGCGCTGGACCATCCGGCCCGTCGCGCTCACCTCACGCGGGTCGAAGAGCTGGTCCTGCTCCTCCTCGGGCCAGGCCGCGCTCGCCTTGTAGCGGCACAGGTAGTTGCGCCGCCCCTTGAGGATGGCGAACGTCGGCTCGTGCGGCAGCTTCGCGCCCAGGGTCTCGGCCAGGCGCGGCAGGTCGCGGTCGACGAGCTGGCGCTGCAGGGCGATCGTGGCGGTGGAGACCACCACGGGGGAGTCGGACTCCATCGCGTGCCTGATCGACGGCACCAGGTAGGCCAGCGACTTGCCGGTGCCCGTGCCCGCCTGGACGGCGAGGTGCTCCTCGTCGTCGATGGCCTTCTGGACGGCCCTGACCATGGTGATCTGCCCAGGCCGGTCGCTCCCTCCCAGGGCGCCCACGGCGATGGATAGGAGCTCTTCGACTGAAGGGAGAGTGGAGTCCGGCACGGCAGAAACCTACCCGGTCGCGGTGACAGAACGCGCAGTCATTGACCGGACGCATCCTGGCGTTCCAGGCCACACTCGCGATTCGCCGTGGCACACTTGCGGACGTAACCCGCCAGGTCAATGAAGATCTTCCTGCTGTGGCATGTGAGGTTGAAGGTGGGGATGCGACTCTCGGTTCGCTAGGGTTTCTGAAGGTTGAGTGGACGAATAAAGGCTGGTTAAAGCAGTATGTCTGCCATGTCGGAAGTTGTCCCGTTGCCGTCGTTCGGCGAAGTGTTCTTCGATGCCCGAGGTCAGGAGCGGTGTCTCCGGGTCACGTGGCACGAGGGCACCCTGGTGCTCAGCCTGTGGCGAGGGGAGATGTGCACCGGCAGTTTCCGGATGCCGATGGACGATGTCGGGCGGCTGCTCGACACCCTCGACGACGGCTACGCGGAGGCCACGGGCGAGCAGCCCGCCGTCGTGATCCAGCCCCCCGTGGAGGTGGGCGAGTACCCGGGCACCGGGCAGTATCACCGGCCGCCGCCCTTCGAGCACGACCCGCAGCGTCCCCAGCACGACGACCGGCCGACGGCCACGCTCTCGCCCAACGACGTGCTCGTGGCCAGGGGCGCGCCACTACAGCCGGACAAACTCGTCGCCACGACCTACCAGGAGCGAGAAGCCCCCGGCCATCAGGAGCAGCGGGAGAGCCCGGCCTACCCGGAGCAGCGGGAGACCCCGATCGGCCCCGACGGCAGGCCGCGCCACGCCGAGCCGCAGGCCGCCAGGGCCGCCGACCCGCTGGGCGGGCCCGGCTACCAGATGCCCGACTACCAGCCGGCGAGCGCGCCCCAGTCCACCGACCCGTTCGGCTTCCCCGGACAGGGCGGCGCCCACCAGCAGACCCCTTCCGACCCGTTCGCCGCGCAGCCGCAGCACCAGTCCTCTCCGCGACAGGCGCCGCTCCACCAGGACCCCTACACGCAGCCCCAGCAGCCGGTCGCCGCGCCGTACACAGATCCCTTCGCGCCGCCGCAGCGCGCGCAGAGCGTCCCGGCCGCGGCCGGTCTCGGCACGCCCATGCACGGCATCCCCGGCGCGGGCCGCAGGCCCGCCCCCGAGCCCTACCCCCAGCCCGAGCCGTACGGCCGGCAGGAACAGTACGCCCAGCCCGAGCAGTACGGCCGGCAGGAGCAGTACGGCCAGCCCGACCAGTACGGCCGGCAGGAGTACGGGCAGCCGGACCAGTACGGCCAGCAGCCCTCCTACCCGCAGTCGCCGCTGAACCCCGCCGACCCGCTCGGTCTCGGCCCCGACGCCTACCTGTCGCAGCCGCCCCACCAGCAGCCGCCCCACCAGCAGCCGCCTTACCAGGAGCCGCAGCAGCAGGACCCGAGCATGCACCGGCCCTACGTCAACGACCCGATGTTCGTCACCGGCGAACGCCTGCGCCCCGAGCAGCAGCACCACGACGACAGGACCGAGCGCCGGGAGTGGTGATCGGCCCGCGCGCCTAAGATGTCCCCGTGCCGAGTGAGAATGGTGGCGCGGGCCTGACCGGGCTCGCCGCCTAGCAGGGGGACCGCGTGGAAGCGTCGACCGGCCTGTATTGGCTGCTCGTGGCGGGCGGGGCGATCGTCGTCGCCTGGGTGGCCAGGCGTAAGGGCTGGCCCGCGCCGCTGCTGCTGGTGCTGGCCGGGCTGGTGGTCTCGCCGTTCGTGCCGTCCATCAAGCTGGAGCCCGAGCTCATCCTCTACGTGTTCCTGCCGCCGCTGCTCTACTCGGCGGCGCTGGAGAGCTCCTACCTCAGCCTGCGGGAGAACAAGCGCGCGATCGGCCTGCTGTCGATCGGCCTGGTGCTGTTCACCACGCTGGTCGTCGGCGGCGTGGTGCACCTGCTGCTGCCCGACCTGCCGCTGGCCGCCGCGTTCGCGCTGGGCGCGATCGTCGCGCCGCCCGACGCCGTGGCCGCCGTCGCGGTCGGGCGCCGGCTCGGCCTGCCGCGCAGGGCGCTGACCATCCTCATCGGCGAGAGCCTGTTCAACGACGCCACCGCGCTGACCGTGTACCGCGTCGCGATCGGCGCGGCCGTCGGACACGGCATCAGCCTGATGGAGGGGGTCGGCGAGTTCTTCTACACCGCGCTCGGCGGCGTGGTGATCGGCGTGGCCGTCGCGGTGCTGTCCGGCTGGCTGGTGGTGCGGGCGCGCGACGCGCTGGTCGAGAACACCGTGATGCTGCTGATTCCGTTCGCCACCTACCTGGGCGCCGAGTCGGTGCACGCCTCCGGCGTGATCGCGGTGGTGATCGTCGGCCTCTACCTCGGCCACCGGATGCACCGCACGGGGGCGGGCACCCGCCTGCTGCTGTCGTCGGTGTGGAAGGTCGCCGACTTCCTGCTGGAGTCGATCGTCTTCGCGCTGATCGGCCTGCAGCTGGTCCCGGTGCTCGGCGGCCTGGCCGGCCGCAGCGCGTGGGAGGTCGCCGGCTACGTTCTGGCCGTCTTCGCCGCGACCGTGCTGGCCAGGTTCGTGTGGGTCTTCCCCGCGGCGTACGTGCCGCTGCTGTGGCTGAAGAACGCGGACAAGCCGCCGTGGCAGCACGTGGTGATCGTCGGCTGGGCGGGCATGCGCGGCGTGGTCTCGCTGGCCGCCGCCTTCGCCATCCCCGACGGCTTCCCCGAGCGCGACCTGCTGCTGTTGCTGACCTTCAGCACCGTGATCCTCACCCTGCTGGTGCAGGGGCTGACCTTCCCTGCGCTGATCAGGAAGCTGCGTGTCTCGAGTGAGCGCGAGCACTACGAGGACAACCTGTCGGAGGCGGCCGCGCAGCAGGCCGCGGTCGAGGCGGGCCTGGCCAGGCTGGACGAGATCCTGCGCGACGAGCCGGGCGACGCGCTCCACGGCGACGTCATCGACATGCTGCGGCAGAAGTCGGAGCGGCGCGGCCTCAACGCGTGGGAGCGCCTGGGCGGCGGCACGGCCCAGGACGGCGCGGAGACCCCCAGCCGCCTGTACCGGCGCCTGCGCAGGGAGATGCTCGTCGCCGAGCGTGAGGTGTTCGTGCGGCTGCGCGACGAGCGCAGGCTGGACGACGAGGTGCTCCGCCGGGTGACGGCGGAGCTCGACTTCGAAGAGGCGATCCTCGAGCGCTAGCCCATCTTGCTGTCCACGAAGCACCACCGCCAGTTCTCGCCCGGCTCGAACGACTGCATCACGGGATGACCCACCTCGCGGAAGTGCGCGGTGGCGTGCTTGTTGGGCGAGGAGTCGCAGCAGCCGATGTGCCCGCACGCGAGGCAGCGCCGCAGGTGCACCCAGCGGCTCCCCGAGGCCAGACACTCCTCGCACCCCTCCGGCGTACGCGCCGCGGGGTCATTCGCCTGGGAAAGATGCTCGCAATTTGCCATGGCAAGAAGCTTAGAACCAGAGCATGGTTCCAATTTGGTCGCACCTCTTGATCGAGCGCGTGGTGAAGGCGACTCTTTCTCTCATCGGGGGGTCCCCACCTAGGAGGCCCGCTTGCTTGAGGTTCGCAATCTCGAGGTCGTGTACGACGATGTGATGCTCGTGCTGCGCGGAGTCAGTCTCACCGTGCCGCCCGGCTCGATCGTCGCGCTGCTGGGCGCCAACGGCGCGGGCAAGACCACCCTCCTGCGCGCGCTGTCCGGGCTGCTCGACGTGCACGACGGTGAGATCACCAAGGGCTCGGTCACCCTGGACGGCCGGCCGCTGCACACCCTGAGACCCGCCCAGATCGTCCGCCAGGGCGTCAGCCAGGTCATGGAGGGCCGCCGCATCCTGGCCGAGCTCACCGTCGAGGAGAACCTCAAGGTCGGCGGCCACACCGCCACGGAATCGCACCTGGACCGCGTCTACGGCCTGTTCCCCGTGCTCGAGCGGCGCCGCAAGAGCGTGTCGGGCTACCTGTCGGGCGGCGAGCAGCAGATGCTAGCGGTCGGCAGGGCGCTCATGGCCGGACCCCGCTACCTGCTGATGGACGAGCCGAGCCTCGGCCTGGCTCCCGCGCTGGTCGCGCAGATCCGCGACCTCATCATCGAGATCAACAAGCAGGGCACGACCGTCCTGCTGGTCGAGCAGAACGCCACCATGGCGCTGTCGATCGCCGCCCACGGCTACGTGATGGAGACCGGCAAGATCGTCATGGCCAAGCCCGCGGCGGAGCTGCTGGCCGACGACGACATCAAGGAGTTCTACCTGGGTCTGGGCGCCGAGGGAGCCGCCAAGTCCTTCAGGGACGTCAAGCACTACAAGAGAAGGAAGCGGTGGCTCTCATGACCGCCCCGGATCCCGTCCCCGACGTCCTGGAGGTCAGGGACGTGCGGCTGTCGTTCGCCGGGGTGAAGGCGATCGACGGCGTCTCCTTCACCGTCGGCCCCGCCGAGCTGTTCGCCGTGATCGGCCCGAACGGCGCGGGCAAGACCTCCATCTTCAACGTGCTGTCCGGCGTCTACCGCCCCCAGCAGGGCGGCGTCACGTTCCTCGGCGAGGACCTGCTCGGCAGGCGCCCGCACGAGATCGCCGCCATGGGACTGGCCCGCACGTTCCAGAACGTCGAGCTGTTCCACAACCTGACCGTGCTCGACAACCTCATGCTGGGCCGGCACTGCCACTTCCGCTACGGCGCGCTGTCGGCCATCCTCTGGCGCGGCCGGGCCCGCAGGGAGGAGCTGGAGGCCAGGGCCAGGATCGAGGACATCGTCGACTTCCTCGAGCTGGAGGCCTGGCGCAGGCACCCGGTGCGGCTGCTGCCGTACGGGGTCCAGAAGAGGGTGGAGCTCGGGCGCGCGCTGGCGATGGAGCCCAGGCTGCTGCTGCTGGACGAGCCCGTCGCGGGGATGAATCTCG
This window of the Nonomuraea africana genome carries:
- a CDS encoding Na+/H+ antiporter — protein: MEASTGLYWLLVAGGAIVVAWVARRKGWPAPLLLVLAGLVVSPFVPSIKLEPELILYVFLPPLLYSAALESSYLSLRENKRAIGLLSIGLVLFTTLVVGGVVHLLLPDLPLAAAFALGAIVAPPDAVAAVAVGRRLGLPRRALTILIGESLFNDATALTVYRVAIGAAVGHGISLMEGVGEFFYTALGGVVIGVAVAVLSGWLVVRARDALVENTVMLLIPFATYLGAESVHASGVIAVVIVGLYLGHRMHRTGAGTRLLLSSVWKVADFLLESIVFALIGLQLVPVLGGLAGRSAWEVAGYVLAVFAATVLARFVWVFPAAYVPLLWLKNADKPPWQHVVIVGWAGMRGVVSLAAAFAIPDGFPERDLLLLLTFSTVILTLLVQGLTFPALIRKLRVSSEREHYEDNLSEAAAQQAAVEAGLARLDEILRDEPGDALHGDVIDMLRQKSERRGLNAWERLGGGTAQDGAETPSRLYRRLRREMLVAEREVFVRLRDERRLDDEVLRRVTAELDFEEAILER
- a CDS encoding ABC transporter ATP-binding protein; protein product: MTAPDPVPDVLEVRDVRLSFAGVKAIDGVSFTVGPAELFAVIGPNGAGKTSIFNVLSGVYRPQQGGVTFLGEDLLGRRPHEIAAMGLARTFQNVELFHNLTVLDNLMLGRHCHFRYGALSAILWRGRARREELEARARIEDIVDFLELEAWRRHPVRLLPYGVQKRVELGRALAMEPRLLLLDEPVAGMNLEETEDMARFVLDIRDELGIPIVLVDHDMGLVMDLADRVLVLDFGRQVALGTPARVQQDPKVIEAYLGGAA
- a CDS encoding ATP-dependent DNA helicase; the encoded protein is MPDSTLPSVEELLSIAVGALGGSDRPGQITMVRAVQKAIDDEEHLAVQAGTGTGKSLAYLVPSIRHAMESDSPVVVSTATIALQRQLVDRDLPRLAETLGAKLPHEPTFAILKGRRNYLCRYKASAAWPEEEQDQLFDPREVSATGRMVQRIQEWAEETVTGDRDELVPGVNEQAWRQFSVSAKECLGAQRCPSGAECFAELAKARAGEVDVVVTNHALLAIDAMEGMSILPEHDVVVVDEAHELVDRVTSVVTDELSEASVSLAVRRVGRLIEQPIADQLLEAGEDLKALLEAAPPGRIDELPEVLGLTLALVRDSAARCITAMGPRGADKDDPDKAGLRKAAFTALDEVHDTAVRMLEAYGHASEVDRAEVVWLDGSTDRRPATLRVAPLSVGGMLRDKLFGERTVVLTSATLALGGTFDGLAKQWGLGDPERSGGEGDDRRRGWTGIDVGSPFDHPRAGILYVAKHLPQPGRDGLPQAYLDEIAELIEAAGGRTLGLFSSMRAAKAATEALRDRLDVPLLCQGDDSTMLLVKQFAEDESTCLFGTLSLWQGVDVPGPSLRLVIIDRVPFPRPDDPLTSARQRHVVAKGGNGFMAVAANHAALLLAQGAGRLLRAQDDKGVVAVLDPRLATARYSGFLLSSLPPFWRTTDPAVVRTALKRLTG
- a CDS encoding ubiquitin carboxyl-terminal hydrolase 14, with the protein product MANCEHLSQANDPAARTPEGCEECLASGSRWVHLRRCLACGHIGCCDSSPNKHATAHFREVGHPVMQSFEPGENWRWCFVDSKMG
- a CDS encoding ABC transporter ATP-binding protein, which codes for MLEVRNLEVVYDDVMLVLRGVSLTVPPGSIVALLGANGAGKTTLLRALSGLLDVHDGEITKGSVTLDGRPLHTLRPAQIVRQGVSQVMEGRRILAELTVEENLKVGGHTATESHLDRVYGLFPVLERRRKSVSGYLSGGEQQMLAVGRALMAGPRYLLMDEPSLGLAPALVAQIRDLIIEINKQGTTVLLVEQNATMALSIAAHGYVMETGKIVMAKPAAELLADDDIKEFYLGLGAEGAAKSFRDVKHYKRRKRWLS